The nucleotide sequence CGTGGACGTCGCCTCGGGGCTCGCGGAGGTCATCAAGTGCGGCTTCATCGCGGACCCCGAGATCCTGCGGCTGGCGCAGGAGAACCTCGCCGACTGCCGCGACGTCACCGGGCCGCGGTTCGCGGACCTCGTGACCCGCGCGGTCGCGGTGAAGGCCCGCGTGGTCGCGGCCGACCTCCGCGAGGCCACCTCGCACGGTGACCGCGTCGGCCGCGAGGCCCTCAACTACGGCCACACGCTGGGACACGCCGTCGAGAAGCACGCGCACTTCACCTGGCGCCACGGGCAGGCGATCAGCGTCGGTATGGCGTGGATCGCGCGCGTCAGCCGGGACCTGCTCGGCCTCGACCCCGCGTTGGTGGGCCTGCACGACGACCTGCTCGGCGGCCTCGGCCTGCCGCTCAGCTACCCCGCTTCGTACGACGAACTGCGGCCGATCATGAGCCTCGACAAGAAGGCGCGCGGGACCACGCTGAGGCTGGTCGGCATCACCGCCCAGGGGCACCCGGCCATCATCGACACGCCGGACGAGGCGATTCTGCGCTCAGCGTACGACGAGCTCGCCGGCTGATCGGTGGCCGGACCACGCACCACAGTGGGCGCCGCCGGGAGTTAACTGCGGTGGGTGAGTCCCACCCCTGAGATCACCCGTAAGTCAGTCGGGCTTCGCTCCGAGCGCGGCCCCCTGCTTCTGTCCCTGATGCTGGCGACGGCGCTCGTCGCCCTGGACTCGACCGTCATCGCCACCGCGATCCCCACCATCACCGGCGACCTGGGCGGCTTCGCCCAGTTCCCGTGGCTGCTGTCGGTCTACCTGCTCGCGCAGGCGGCCACGGTGCCGATCTACGGCAAGGTCGCCGACATGGTGGGGCGCAAGCCGGTGATGCTCATCGGCATCTCACTCTTCCTGCTCGGGTCTGTGCTCTGCGGCCTGGCCTGGTCCATGCCGACGCTCATCGCGTTTCGCGCGGTGCAGGGGCTGGGCGCCGGCGCGGTCATGCCGATGTCCATGACGATCGTCGGGGACATCTACACGCTCGAGGAGCGCGCGAAGGTCCAGGGCTACATCGCCAGCGTGTGGGCCATGAGCTCGGTCGTCGGGCCGCTGATCGGCGGCGCCTTCTCCCAGTGGGTCTCCTGGCGGTGGATCTTCTTCGTGAACATTCCGCTGTGCCTGATCGCCGGCGCGATCCTGCTGCGCAACTTCACGGAGAAGGTGCAGCGCGAGAGGCATGTCGTCGACTACCTCGGCGCGGTGCTCGTCACGGTCGCGACGACGCTGATCATGCTGGGCCTGCTCGAGGGCGGCGAGGCCTGGGCGTGGAACTCGCCGGCGAGCCTCGTGGTGCTGGGCGCGGGGGTGATCGTGCTGGTCGCGTTCGTCCTGGTCGAGCGCCGCGTCGCGGAGCCGGTACTTCCGCTGTGGGTCTTCACCCGGCGTGACCTGCTCACCACTTCGCTGGCGTCCTTCGGCGTCGGCACCGTGATGATCGGCTTCACCAGTTACGTTCCGACTTTCACGCAGGTCAGCCTCGGCACCGGCGCGCTGATCGCGGGCTTCTCCGTCGCGACGATGACGGTGGGCTGGCCCGTCGCCGCGTCGAACAGCGGGAGGCTGTACCTGCGGTTCGGGTTCCGGTTCACGTCGGTCGTCGGCTCCCTGATCGCGATCCTCGGCGTGGCGCTCACGCTCCTGCTGGACGTGTCGTCCTCGCCGTGGGAGGTGGCCGCCTTCTGCCTGGTGGTCGGGCTAGGGCTCGGCCTGATCGGCCCCAGCTCGCAGATCGCCGCCCAGCAGACGGTCGGCTGGTCCGAGCGGGGAGTGGTGACGTCGGCGAACATGTTCGCCCGCAGCGTCGGCTCCGCCATCGGGGTCGCTGTCTACGGAGCGATCGTGAACGCCTCACTCGGGGGATCGGAGGGCGACCCGGCATCCGGCCCGCTCGCCGAAGCGGTCCACGCGGTGTTTCTCGGGGTGCTGGTCGCCGCCGTGCTGATGCTGGCCTCCGCATCGGCGATGCCGCGCGTCTTCGGCCCGCGGAAGGCATCAGAAGAACCCGTCGATGATCCTCAGGATGTGGCGCTGCCCCACTAGTGCTTGCAAGTCTCCGGATCTCTCCCACATGCATCGGACGACAGCAGGGCCTTACCTTTGACGGCTCTTCGGACCTGAGCGTGGGGTCATAGTCGTAGACCGCCGCCGATGAGGAGCATTCTGAGGCGGTAGTTATCGGGGTCGCGGAATCCTCGGGCGACGCGGCGGGCGAGTTCGATCAACCCGTTGATGGCTTCGGTTCCGCCGTTGTTGGCGCCGCCGGTGGTGAAGTAGCCCAGGAACGCGTCTCGCCACTGGTTCAGGGTCCGGCCGAGGCGGGCGATCTCCGGGATCGGACACGACGGGAACGTGGCCAGGATCTGCTCTGCGACCCTGCGGCCGTCGGCGTGGCTGGGCTGGTGGTAGACCGAGCGGAGCTGTTGGGCGCAGTGCCAGGCGACCTCGACTTCGACGTGTCGGTCGTCGGCGGTGAACGCGGTCTCGAGGCGTGTCTTCTGCCGGTCGGTGAGGTGTTCCCGGCCGGCGCGCAGTAGGTTGCGGATCCGATACAGCGGATCGTGACTGCGGCCGCGGTGGCCGTGGATGTCTTGCTGGACCCGGCGGCGGACCTCGTCGACCGCGGTCGTGCCGAGCTTGACCACGTGGAAGGCGTCGATCACCGCGATGGCGTCCTCCAACTGGTCGTCGATGGCGTTCTTGTAGCCGTGGAATGGGTCCAGGGTGGCGATGTCGACGCCTTCGCGGAACGTGTCGCCGCGGGCCTTCAGCCACGACGTGTAGGCCTCGCCGGAACGACCCGGGACCAGATCAAGGAGCCGCGCCCGGACGTGTCCGTGCTGGTCGCGGGTGAGATCAACCATGCCGGTGAACTCCTTCGGGCCGCGTCCACCCTGCTCGACAGGCCTGGTCGAGACGTGATGCCAAATGTGTTCGTCAACACCCAGCGTGGTGACACCGGCGAAGCGCGACTCATCGTCGGCGGCTGCTTCAAGGATCGGTTTGACGGCTCGCCACAGCGTCTTCCAAGCACAACCCAGCTGACGGGCAAGACCCTGAACCGAAGCGTTCTCGCGGCGCATCTGCCCGACCGCCCACGATGTCGCCCGAGCGGTGAGCAACGCTCTGGGCCGCGCCACGTCGGGGTCTTGTTCCATGAACGAGGTCACCGGACACGACGGCTCCGGACACAGCCATCGTCGTTTCCGCCACCACAACCGCACCGGCGCCGTGAAACAGGCAGCGTCGATCAACTCCACCCGCTGCCGGCCATGCGCATGCGCCACGACCCCACATGTCGGGCAACCCATCACCCCCGGCAGCCGGGACTCGACCTCAACCCGAAGCCCCGCGTCGTCGCGATGGACACCGGTCACGTGGAGCCCGGGCAACCCCAGCAGAAGGTCACAGCGCTGGCAGTAGCCGCCGCCGGCACGGCAGCAGGACGTAGGATCGGGCATCGTCGAGGTCCTTGAAGATCAGGTGGTGTGGTAACCCCGATTCTTGAGGGCCTCGACCCCCTCCCGCCCCCCGACACGCCCGCCGCCGGATCCACGCTCACCCCACGCTCAGGTACGAAGAGCCCTCAATTGCGATGAGCCCGATTACTGCTGCGCTCTTCTGTCTTGTCATCGGCTTGGCGAAGAGCTGGGTCGCTGGCTTCGGCGCTGATTCGTCGCAGCCAGCCTGGGAGGAAGTGTCGTGGCCGTTTGCTGCATTAGCTGGTTCGTTCGCACCGGGAATCATCTGGCTTGCTGCGCTAGCGAGCCTTGTTGGAGTTGTGATCGGAGTTATTCGCGAACGGCCCATGTGGTGGCCGGGGGTGCTGCTTCTCTTGTCGCTGGCGACGTTCGCAGTCTTTCCGCCCGATGATCACGGACACCCAAACTCTGCTGGTGGTTTGGCGTTGCGTGCGCACTGGTCGGAGGTGTCAGTGCCCTCATCGGGGCTTGGGCGGCTCCGCGGAAGTAGCAGTGGCTGACGTTCGCAGAGCGTTTCAGGTGGTTACTCCTCACCGACTGAGATGACCCGCCATTGGTACGCGTGGGCTTGGACGCCGAGCGTGAGCTCCCCCGTCGGGGTCTGCAAGGAGACATCGACGCCGCTCCCCATCTGCTCCCCGAGAGAGACAGTGATCTCCTCCGTGCTGTCAGGATCACCAAGCGTCTTCGAGGCACTCTCCAGCAGATCCGACAGACCGTCCTTGTCGTACCTGCTCGAGGTGACCGAGCAAGCATGAGCAGCATCCTGCTCAACGAGGCTGGCGGCAAAACCCTCGGCCGCGTCACGCGCCGTGGGCGGACCCCATGGGGTTGCGTTGCAGGCAAATTCCGCCTTCGGTGCCCACCAGCCGAACGCGACGATCGCGGCCACCGCAACGAGGCTCACGATCACGAAGAAGATGGCGAGTCGCTCAACTCGGGGTTCAGGCAAACCAGGTGACATGTTCATCCCTGTCAGTGACGAGAAGGCCTACGGAGGGTATCGATCGAGGAAGACGGAGCTCGGGATACCCGCCTGCTATGCGGGGTCCCTCGACCCATCTTCCTCTCCTGGGCTCTGCGGTGCGGCCGTGCCCGCAACGGCGCAAAGGACCACCCCCACACTGTGCCCAGCACCACGCTCGCATAATGCCCATCCGTATCAGAGACTCGTGGCGGGGGGGCGGTGTCAACTCGTCGAAGCAACATCGGCTGCGAGGAGGGCCTCGAACTTCTCCCTCGGGGTGTAGAACCCCAGTGATGCTCGGGGGCGGTCGTTGAGCTCATCGGCGATCGCGTCGAGGTAGGCCTGGTTGCTGGTGATGTAGGTGCCCTTGGGTAGGTACTCCCGGATCAGTCCGTTGGTGTTTTCGTTGGTGCCTCGTTCCCATGGCGAGCGGGAATGGGCGAAGTAGACCGGCAGGTTCACGGCAGCGGTCAACCGGGCATGTTCGGCCATCTCGGATCCTTGGTCCCAGGTCAGCGAGGTCCGCAGTACCTCGGGGAAGGGCCACATTCGCTCGGCCAGGGTGTCGGCCACCGCGACGGCTTTCTTCCCCTCGGGGAGGCCGCAGATGATAGTGAAACGGGTGACTCGTTCCACCAGCGTGGCTGCTGCTGATTTGCCGTGGGCCCCGATGATCAGGTCTCCCTCCCATGCACCGGGGATCCTTCGTTCGGTGACGTCGGCGGGCCGGTCATCGATCGAGACCATCGCGACGATCGGGGCCCGGCGCCCGTCTTTTGAGCGTGGTTCACGGCTGGTGCGCTTGGATCTGAGCATCACCGAGTGGCGGGCCAGCTCGCCCTTGGGGAGGGCGTAGATGAACCGGTAGATCGCTTCGTGGGAGACCTGCGCACCATCAGCGGGTGTGGAGTGGACCATGGTCTCCACAGTGGGGTCACAGGCCTCCAGACGCAACCGTCCCGCGATCTGGCGTGGCGTTCGGGAGCGTTTCAGGTCGCCCAGCACGCGGGCCCGCAGTACCGGGTCGGCATCGATCTTGCGGGTCTGGGGTCGTCGGCGGCGGCGCTGGGCCTCGACGTCGGCTCTCACCACGCGGTAGCCGCAGGTCTTAGTGGAGTTACGCCGGATTTCACGGCTGATGACGGACGGGGCCCGATCGATGTGGACCGCGATCCGGCGGATGCCCCAGCCGGCCTTCAGACCGGTGGAGATCTCGGCCCTGTCGTGGGCGGTCAGTGGCCGTCGTTGCGTCACGCGGGAGAACCTCTCATTGACCTGCAGTGTTGCTTCCACGGTATGACACTGCCGGGATCCACTCCACGAAGAAGTCGGCCACGTCGACGTCCAGCTCGTCGAGGAGCCTGGTGAGCAGATTCGACGGCAGTAGATCGCGGGGAACAGCGCGACGAGGGCTCCCAGCTCATCTGCCCGCGGTCCGGGGGATCTCGGACTCACGTCTGATACGCAGAACGCTCAAGGGCGCCGACGCTCCAGCGTCAGGGCCTGCGGGTTCGGCTGGTAGCCCAACTGCTGCCGCGGACCGCGGAACCCCTCCGATGAATATCAGGATGTGGGACTTCCCTAAATAGTTCTTGCAAGTCTCCGGGTCTCTCCCTAGATTCATCTGATGAAGGTAAGCCTTACCTTTTGACCCTTCCGCCGCGGAGTCTCCCGCGCGGGCACCCAACAAGGAGAGACCCGTGAGTTCTGCTCTCGAGCAGCTTCCGTCGAGGCGCGCAGGCGCCGGCAGGTCGCTGACCCGCTGGACCGCCGCCCTTGCCGTTTCCAGCCTCTGCATCGCATCCATCGCCATGCCGGCCAGCGCCGCCACCGGCACCGCGGCCGACGGTGCTACCGTCACCGCGCCAGACTCCGTTGTCACCGGCCAAACCATCCACGTCGAGGGATCCGGCTTCGAGGCCCCCGCGACCCTGGGCGATGTCGGCTCCGTCCTCGGCATCAAGCTCGACGACGGCCCGCTGAGCCCCGTCACCGCTCCGGTCAACCCGTCCACCGGAATCGCCAACGCTGGCGTCTACGCCATTGTCCAGGCGGACGCGGACGGCAACTGGGAGGCCGACCTGCCCTTCCCGACCGCCGCGAACACGGAGGCCGCCGACAGGTTCGACCCCGCGGCCTGGGCCGTCGGAACGACCCACAACGTGCGCGTCCTGACTGGCTCGTTGCTGTCCGGCGACCAGCCGCGCACCGTCTCCGTGTCGTTCACGGTCGAGGCGGCGCCAGTCGTGGCGGCGCTCACCGCGACGGCTGCCAACTCGACCCGCAGCAACACGCTCGGCCAGGTGACGATCAGCCTCTCGGGCCAGTCGTTCACCGCGGGTGACGACCTGAGCGTCACCGTAGACGGCGCTCCCGCCACCTGGTCGACCAAGCCCACTGTCGCCGCCGACGGCACGTTCTCCGGCGGGCGCGTCATCTACACCAGGGGAAACATCCGCGCCGGTGAGCACGCCATCAGCGTCAGCAACGGGACGGTGACGGCCCAGACGACCGTGAAGGTGACACCCACACTGACCTGGACCGGCCTGGCGCAGGGCACCGAGGGCGTCCTCACCGTCCTCAACCTGCCCACCGGGTCGAGCGTCTCGGGCGTCACGTTGGGCGACGTCGAGTTCGACCTTCCCGGCGGCGGGGTGCCCGCGCAGTCCGACGGAACGGCGACCGTCGACTACTCCGTGCCCGCCGACGCGACCCTCGGCACGCTCCCGGTGACGCTGACCCAGACCGGGCCGGACGCAACCTACACCGACGCCACCTCGAAGATCTCGCCCTCGTCCGAGACGTACAACGAGGACGCGTTCACCGTCCTGCAGACGCCCGACGTCATCGAGCAGGGGCTCTACCAGTCCGCCTACTCGGCGCGCAGCGACTCGCTGTTCGCGACCTCGGCGAACGTCACCACCTCCTCGACGCTGTACAAGCTCGACCCCGAGACCATGAAGGTCACCGACTCGATCGTCCCGGCCTTCGTGAACGGCGTCTCCGGCGCGATCTGGGCGGCCTACGGCGTGGGCGTCGACGACGTCAACGGCACCGTCTGGGTCAGCCAGACCCGGCAGAACACCGTCGCGGTCTACGACCAGGACGACCTGAGCCTGATCAGGCAGTTCGACACGGGTCTCATCAACCACCCGCGCGACGTCGTCTACGACGCCGCCACCGACCGGGTCTTCGTCTCCTCCGCGAGCGAGGGCGGCTCCGGCGACGGCACCATCGGCGTGTTCGACGGCTCCGACGCCACCTACCTGGGGACCATCCCCACCGGGCCCCGCAGCGACTTCTCGCCCGTCAGCCTAACCGTCGACGAGGAGTCCGGGACGCTGTACACCGTCTCCCTGACCACCTCAGAGCTCGGCAAGGTCGCCACCGACGCGCCGCTGGGCGACGCCTCGGCGTTCGAGCAGGTCACGCTCGACCTGCCGTCGACCGCGAGGGCCTCCGGCGTCGCGTACGACGCGAAGACCAACCGCGTCTTCGTCGCCAGCCAGAACGTCGACGGCCTGCTGGTCGCCGACGCCGACACCGGCGAGACGGTCGGCGACGTGCCCACCGGCGCCGGCGCGCTCAACGTGGTGTTCGACTCCGTCAACCGCTTGGCCTACGTCACCAACTTCGGCGGCACCACCGTATCGGTGGCCGACGCGGACGGCGACCTGCTGGCCAGCCTGCGCTTCGCCCGCCCGAACCACGTCAGCACCGACGGCAAGGGCAACGTCTACGCCGTCAACAAGGACACCAACAACACGATCATCAAGATCACCCCGAACGCCGTCACCTCCGCCGTGCCGACCATCTCTGGCACAATCAAGGTCGGCTCGAAGGTCTCCGCCAAGGCAGGCACCTGGACCGACGGCGCGACCCTGAAGTACCAGTGGAACGCCGACGGCAAGGCCATCTCCGGCGCCACGTCCTCCAGCTACACTATCCCCGCCTCGCTGGCCGGGAAGAAGCTGAGCGTGACCGTCACCGGCACCAAGCTGCCGTGGACCAGCGTGTCGAAGACCTCGGGGGCGTCGACGGTCGCCAAGGCGACGCTCACCTCGGCCACCCCGAAGATCTCGGGAACCGTCAAGGTGGGCAGCAAGGTGACCGCGAAGGCCGGCACCTGGACCTCGGGCACGACCCTGAAGTACCAGTGGAAGGTCAACGGCAAGTCGATCTCGGGCGCCACCAAGTCGACCTACACCCCGACCGCCTCCCGCAAGGGCGACAAGCTGACCGTCACCGTGACCGGCTCCAAGTCCGGCTACACCACGGTCGCCAAGACCTCGGCCGCCAGCACCGTCAAGGCCGGCACGCTGAAGACCGTCACCCCGAAGATTTCGGGCACGGCGAAGGTGGGCAAGAAGCTGACCGCCAAGGCGGGCAGCTGGACCTCGGGCACCAAGCTCAGCTACCAGTGGTACGCCAACGGCAAGGCCATCAAGAAGGCGACCAAGTCGACCTTCACGGCCACGTCCACGCAGCAGGGCAAGAAGATCACCGTCAAGGTGACCGGCAAGAAGTCCGGCTACACCACCGTGACGAAGGTCTCGAAGGCCACCGCGAAGGTCGCCAAGCGCTGACCCGAACAACCTCACGCTGACAAGGGCGGCCGCGGCTTCATGCCGCGGCCGTTCCGCTTTCCCGTGACCGCTAGAGTTGCGCCATGGCGACGCGGACACGAGGAACGGCACGCTCCCAGGCCGTGCTCAGGTACCTGCGTCAGAAGATCGTCTCCGGCGAGTGGCCGGTCAACTCCAAGATCCCCACCGAGCCCGAGCTGATGGATCTCCTCGGCGTCGGACGCACCACCGTGCGGGAGTCGGTCCGCACCCTGGCGAACCTCGGCATGCTCGAGACCATGGTCAGCCGCGGCACCTTCGTCCGCTCCCAGCTGCCCGTCAGCTCCGTCCTGGCCGAGTTCATGGCCGAGTACGAGCTGACCGATGTGCTCGGCTTCCGCCGAGCCCTCGAGGTGGACGCCGCGTGGCTCGCGGCACAGCACCGCACCCCTGAGCAGCTGGAGTCACTCCGGCAGGCCGTGGCGGCCGACACAGACGAGGCTGACGAGGCCGTCGAGCGCGGCGAGACGCCCGGTTCCTTCCACCACACGCTGCTCGAGACGACGGGCAACCCGCTGATGATCGCCGTCTACGGCGGCGCGATGGCCGGCCTGCGCGAGCGCCTGAGCGCCGACGTGACGCGCGAGACGCCCGAGCAGCGGCGTGCCGACCACGCCGAGATCCTCGCCGCCATCGAAGCCCAGGACGCCCCCGCGGCGGCCGAGGCCATGATCCGCCACGCGAAGCGGGACCTGGTCCTGCCGGAGTAGGCCTCAGCCGAGCAGCGCGACGAGCCCGTCGGCGATGCCGCCGCGCCAGCAGGCGTAGTCGTGGCCTCCGTCGAACTCGACGAGGTCGACGCGGGCACCCGCCCGTCGCAGGAGGTTCGCGAGCGGCGCATGGTGGGGGCGCAGCACCCACTCCTGCTCACCGACCTCCAGCCAGACTCTCGCGTCCTGCAGCGAGGCGCCCTCCGCTTCCGCGAAGACGCCCTGCTGCCACAGGGAGGCCGACTGGCTCAGGGCGAGCCCTACCCGGTCGGGGTGCAGGACCACGGTCCGCAGCGAGGTCAGGGCGCCGAGGCTCTGGCCGGCGACCAGCACCCGGTCAGCGTGCGGCGACACCGTGACACCCAGGCCGGCGGCCGTCTCACGGGCCCAGTCGAGCAGCGGCCCCGCGACGTAGCCGTCGAGCCCGCCGTGTTCATCGAGCTCAGACCAGCGGCGATCACGCCCACCGGAGTGCAGGAACACGGCGACGAGCGGCGGCACCAGCCCCGCGTCGACCAGGTTGTCGAGCGTCGTGGGGAGGTCGTGCGGCCCGGTCCAGACCTCGCCGTCGAGCACGATCGCCAGCGGCACCGCGTCCGACCCGGCGGCGCCGGCCGACGTGTAGAGCCAGGCCTCCCGGCCACCGGGCGCCAACAGCTCGTCGAGCGTGCCGCGCGGCACGTCGGCGCGCGCTCCGAGCCAGGGCTGGGCAGGCGCGGCCGGTGAGGCGGCGACCGATTGGACGATGCCCGCGCGGTTCCGCGTGGTCTCGGGGTTGAGAGGATCGGCGAGGCCGTGGTCCAGGGCCCCGCGGATGGCGACCTGGTCGTCCTCGTTGAGCCAGACGGCCCGCTCGCCAGGCGCGCGCCGCAGGAAGCTGTACGACCCCCGCCACCGCGGGCCGAGGGCGTAGGTCAGGTGGAAGATGTCGGTTCCGGGCACCCGGCGCAGCAGCGACGCGGCGAGGTCGCGCTCGTCGGTCAGCCGGTTCACGAACAGCAGGACCTCGGCCGCTTCCGCGTCGCGCCACAGGAACGTCAGCAGCGGTCGTCCGTCGGATGCGGTCTCCAGCACGGGCGTGCCCTCGACACCGGCCCAGAAGGCGGCGACCAGCCGGTCCCGCTCCGTCGGACCCGGTGCGGCCGCGAGGTCCAGCACCAGTGCCTCGACCAGCGGACTGGACGCGAGCGGTGCGGGCGTCGGCCGGGGGACCTTCGGGGGAGTGCGACCCGCGCTCATGACCTGGCCTCACGTCGCCGCGGCACCACGAGCGGCGTGCCCGTCTCGGGGTCCGGCACGACGCGGCAGGCGACGCCGAAGACGTCCTCGATGAGCCCGGGGGTGACGATCTCTTCCGGTGCCCCCTGCGCGACGATCCGGCCGGCGTCCATCACCACCAGGTGCGTGGCATAGCGGAACGCGAGCGAGAGCTCGTGCAGGACGACGACGACCGTGCGGCCCTGCCTCTGGAGGTCCTCGGCGAGGTCGAGCACCTCCAGCTGGTGGGAGATGTCGAGGTAGGTGGTGGGCTCATCGAGCAGGAGCAGCGGGGTCTCCTGGGCGAGGGTCAGCGCGATCCAGACGCGCTGACGCTGGCCTCCTGAGAGCTCCTCGACGCCGCGCTCCGCCAGGTCTGCCACGCCGGCCGCGTCCATCGCGCGTGCCACCGCGGCCTCGTCGGCCTCCGACCACTGCCTCAGGAGTCCCTGATGCGGGTACCGGCCGCGGGACACGAGGTCGACGACGCGGATCCCCTCGGGTGCGGTGGGTGACTGGGGCAGGAGTGCCAGGCGGCGGGCGACCTCCTTCGGCGGGTACGACGTGACTGGGCGACCGTCGAGGGTCACCTGCCCGGCACTGACCGGCAGCACGCGGGCCAGCGAGCGCAGCAGCGTCGACTTGCCGCACGCGTTGGGCCCGACGATGACCGTGAACTGTCCGTCGAGGACGTCGACGGAGACGCCCTCGAGCACGGGAAGGTCGCCGTACCCGACGGTGATGCCGGTGGCGCTGAGCCGCGACCCGGTGTCGATCGGATGGGTGGTGGTCATGCGCGGTGACGCCTCCATTCAGTGGCGAGCAGGACGATCAGATACACGCCGCCCAGCGCCCCGGTCACGACGCCGACCGCGAGCTGGGTCGGCGCGAAGAGGCGTTGGGCCAGCACGTCGCTGACCAGCACGAGCAGCGCTCCGGTCAGCGCCGCGCAGAACAGGCCGGGTCCCGCGGTGTGGGCGAGCCGCCTGGCGACGTGCGGAGCGGCCAGGGCGACGAAGGCGATGGGGCCGGTGGTCGCCGTGGCGACGGAGACCAGCGCGACGGCGGCCAGCACGGCGACGAGCCGCAGGCGCTCGACTGGCACCCCGAGACCGCGCGAGAGGTCGTCGCCGAGGGGCAGGAGCGCCAGCCCCCGGAAGGACCAGACGACGAACGGGCAGAGGATCAGCAGCGAGAGGCCGAGCAGGGCGAGGCCCTCCCAGGTGGAGGCGTTGAGCGAGCCCGACAGCCACTGCTGCGCGGTCTGCGCGACGCGGAGCTCGGCGCGGGCGACCAGCAGCGTGTTCGCGGCGTGCAGGGCCGCGGACACCCCAATGCCGACGAGGACCAGGCGGAACCCGGTCACCCCGGCGCGCCAGGACAGCAGGTAGACGAGCACCGCGGTCGCCAGGCCGCCGACCAACGCACCGACGGTGGTGCCCGCCTGCGATCCCCCGAGCGCCACGATCGTCAGCAGAGCGCCCGTCGAGGCGCCGGTTGTGAAGCCGATGATGTCCGGGCTGCCAAGGGGATTGCCGGAGATGGTCTGGAACACGCCGCCCGACACGCCCAGCGCCGCGCCGACCAGGAGCGCGGTCAGGACCCGGGGGAGGCGGACGCCGGTGACGAACCAGCCGGCCAGCGGGTCGGTGGCGCGGCCGGTCAGCGCCGCCAGCACCTGACCGACGGGGATGTCGTAGTCGCCGAGCGTGAGGGCGAACGCGCCGACGGCAAGGATCAGGACGATCAGGACGGCGACGAGGACGCCGACGCGTCGCTCGAAGCGGACGCTGCGGCCACGCGCGGTCCACAGCACGTGGCGTCGCGTGGCCAGCCGCGCGCTCACAGCGCCGCCACCTTGCGCCGTCGGACGAGCGCGACGAAGAACGGCGCCCCGGCCAGCGCGGCCACGATGCCGCACTGCACCTCGTGCGGCGCCACCACGACGCGGGCGACGACGTCGGCCAGCAGCAGCCACGTCGGCCCCAGCAGCAGGCACACCGCGAAGACCCAGCGCTGGTCGCTGCCGACGAGCGCCCTCGCGAGGAAGGGGACCGCCAGCCCGACGAACGAGATGGGGCCGACGGCCGCGGTCGCGGCGCCGCACAGCAGGGTGACGGCGACCATGGCCAGGGTCCGAGTGCGGGTGACGCGCACGCCGAGCGCGCGACCCGTCTCCTCCCCAAGGGCCAGTGCGTTGAGTGCTGGCGCCAGCGCGAGCGCCACGATGGCGCCCAGGGCGATGAAGGGGCCGGTGGCCGCCAGGACGGCCCAGCCGCGGCCCTCCAGGGATCCGCCGACCCAGAAGCGGAACTCGTTGAAGGCCTGCTGGTCGGCCAGGATCACGGTCTGGGT is from Tessaracoccus palaemonis and encodes:
- a CDS encoding FecCD family ABC transporter permease, with the translated sequence MSARLATRRHVLWTARGRSVRFERRVGVLVAVLIVLILAVGAFALTLGDYDIPVGQVLAALTGRATDPLAGWFVTGVRLPRVLTALLVGAALGVSGGVFQTISGNPLGSPDIIGFTTGASTGALLTIVALGGSQAGTTVGALVGGLATAVLVYLLSWRAGVTGFRLVLVGIGVSAALHAANTLLVARAELRVAQTAQQWLSGSLNASTWEGLALLGLSLLILCPFVVWSFRGLALLPLGDDLSRGLGVPVERLRLVAVLAAVALVSVATATTGPIAFVALAAPHVARRLAHTAGPGLFCAALTGALLVLVSDVLAQRLFAPTQLAVGVVTGALGGVYLIVLLATEWRRHRA
- a CDS encoding ABC transporter ATP-binding protein, producing the protein MTTTHPIDTGSRLSATGITVGYGDLPVLEGVSVDVLDGQFTVIVGPNACGKSTLLRSLARVLPVSAGQVTLDGRPVTSYPPKEVARRLALLPQSPTAPEGIRVVDLVSRGRYPHQGLLRQWSEADEAAVARAMDAAGVADLAERGVEELSGGQRQRVWIALTLAQETPLLLLDEPTTYLDISHQLEVLDLAEDLQRQGRTVVVVLHELSLAFRYATHLVVMDAGRIVAQGAPEEIVTPGLIEDVFGVACRVVPDPETGTPLVVPRRREARS